Genomic segment of Helicobacter sp. 12S02232-10:
ATTTTTGGAATATTAATTTTAGATAGTTCTTCAGGATACTGCAAAGCCAAAATTTTTTCAAATACTCCCCTGTCTTTCTCGGGAGAGAAAATTTCAATCTTTCCTTTATAGCCCATTTTTAAATACTGCATCATAGTGGCAAATGAATTATAACCTAGTCCAAAACAAATATCTAAAATCTTTAACGATGGTTTTTGAAGCGATTTTGCAAATAAAATAGGAGGTAAAATATGTTTATGTAGGGTTTCAGTATAAGCTCCATCTTTCAGACTATGATAACACTCTCCATATTCTTGATTAAAAATGGTCGAGCTACCATCGCGACTTTTTAAAATCTGCATTTTATCCGTGATAATTTGGGGCTTCTTTAGTAATATCAACATCGTGAACGTGAGATTCCCTAAGACCTGCAGAAGTAATCTCGATAAACTCGGCATTTTCCCATAAATGCGGAATATTTTTACTGCCTAAATACCCCATTGAAGAACGCAGGCCCCCAACAAGTTGATGGATCACATCTGAAATTTTACCGCGATAAGGTACTCTCCCTTCAATCCCCTCTGGAACAAGTTTTTCTTGAGCTGTTCCTTCTTGAAAATATCTATCCGAACTTCCCTTTGTCATCGCTCCAATGCTTCCCATACCACGATAACTTTTATACTGTCTTCCTTGATAAATCATCAAATCCCCCGGAGACTCTTCTGTCCCCGCCAACAAACTCCCAACCATTACCGAAGATGCCCCTACTGCAAGGGCTTTAGCAACATCTCCAGAATATTTTATACCTCCATCAGCAATAATTGGAACACCGTGCTTGATCGCAACATTGGAACAACCATCAATAGCCGACACTTGAGGCATTCCAACTCCTGCAACAATTCTTGTCGTACAAATACTTCCTGGACCAATTCCGACTTTAACTCCATCTGCTCCTGCGCTGATAAGATCTTGAGTGGCTTTTGGCGTTACTACATTACCTACAATGATATCAACTGAAAACTTATTCTTGACATTTTCCAAAGTTCGGATTACATTAATAGAATGCCCATGTGCACTATCAAGAACAAGCACATCTACACCTGCTTGAATCAAAGCTTCTGCCCTATCAAGTTGCCCTACTCCAATAGCTGCACCAACTCTAAGTCTTCCAAATTCATCTTTATTGGCATTAGGATACTCAATGCGTTTTTGAATATCTTTAATGGTAATCAGACCTTTTAAAATATTTTTATCATTCACAATCGGAAGTTTTTCGATTCTGTGTCTGTGCATAATTTCGCGAGCTTCTTCGAGACTAATCCCAACTGAAGCTGTTATTAAAGGAGCCTTTGTCATTACATCGCCGACTTTCTTGCTCAAATCTGTTTCAAAACGCACATCCCTATTTGTCAAAATACCTATTAGCAATCCATTCTCATCTACAACCGGCACACCTGAAATTTTGTAATTATCAGTAATTACTTTCGCATCTGCCAAACTACGATTTGCTTGAATATAAATGGGATCAGTGATGACCCCACTCTCACTTTTTTTAACTTTTTTAATTTCTGCAACCTGAGAGGCAATATCCATATTTTTATGGATAATTCCGATTCCCCCCAATCGAGCCATTGCTATTGCTGTCCTGTATTCGGTTACTGTATCCATAGCCGCACTGACAAAAGGAATATTTAATCCTATATTTTTAGTGAGTTTAGAAACCGTTGAAACTTCCTTTGGCAATACTTCTGAATACCCCGGAACCAACAAAATGTCTTCAAATGTCAAAGCTTTTTGTATTAATTTCATTCTTCTCTCCTAATCAAATTTTATTTCCAAAATCTGCTCCAACCCATAAGCAGCGTCCAAAATACTCTGCTCATCAAAACTTTCCCCGATTAATTGCATTGCTATGGGCAAACCTTCTTTTGATTTTGCCACAGGCAAAGAAATTGAAGGCAATCCTGCAAGATTGACCCCGATAGTATAAATATCACTTAAATACATTTCCAATGGAGAATTCATACTTCCAAATTTCGGAGCAATACTTGGAGCAACAGGAGAGAGAATCATATCTGTATCGCGAAACACTTCTTCGTATTGTTTTTTGATCAATTGTCTTATCTTTTGAGCTTTTAGATAATAAGCGTCATAATAGCCACTACTTAAAACAAAATTTCCCAGCATAATGCGTCTTTTTACCTCTTCTCCAAAACCTTCGCTCCTTGTTTTGATGTATAAATCTTTTAAATTCTCTGGCATTTTTGC
This window contains:
- the guaB gene encoding IMP dehydrogenase, with the translated sequence MKLIQKALTFEDILLVPGYSEVLPKEVSTVSKLTKNIGLNIPFVSAAMDTVTEYRTAIAMARLGGIGIIHKNMDIASQVAEIKKVKKSESGVITDPIYIQANRSLADAKVITDNYKISGVPVVDENGLLIGILTNRDVRFETDLSKKVGDVMTKAPLITASVGISLEEAREIMHRHRIEKLPIVNDKNILKGLITIKDIQKRIEYPNANKDEFGRLRVGAAIGVGQLDRAEALIQAGVDVLVLDSAHGHSINVIRTLENVKNKFSVDIIVGNVVTPKATQDLISAGADGVKVGIGPGSICTTRIVAGVGMPQVSAIDGCSNVAIKHGVPIIADGGIKYSGDVAKALAVGASSVMVGSLLAGTEESPGDLMIYQGRQYKSYRGMGSIGAMTKGSSDRYFQEGTAQEKLVPEGIEGRVPYRGKISDVIHQLVGGLRSSMGYLGSKNIPHLWENAEFIEITSAGLRESHVHDVDITKEAPNYHG